In Flavobacteriales bacterium, one genomic interval encodes:
- a CDS encoding AAA family ATPase: MDIPSASEFDIRALNEEIECESAFVDLINNEVNKVIVGQKYMVERLMIGLLGSGHILLEGVPGLAKTLAINSLANAVDGKFSRIQFTPDLLPADVIGTMIYNMAKNEFNIKKGPVFANFVLADEINRAPAKVQSALLEAMQERQVTIGEETFNLEEPFLVLATQNPVEQEGTYPLPEAQMDRFMLKTVIDYPKKEDERLIMRQNLAAKRAEIKPVVHTKDILKGREMIHKVYMDEKIEQYILDIIFATRNPEVYKLSNLKPLINYGASPRGSINLAKAAKVHAFIKRRGYVIPEDVRAVCMDVLRHRIGITYEAEAENVTSEDIVRDILNAVEVP; this comes from the coding sequence ATGGACATACCATCAGCTTCTGAATTTGACATTCGGGCACTGAACGAAGAAATAGAGTGCGAAAGCGCCTTTGTCGACTTGATCAACAACGAGGTTAACAAGGTTATCGTCGGTCAAAAATACATGGTCGAACGGTTGATGATCGGATTATTAGGCTCAGGACACATTCTACTAGAAGGGGTTCCGGGCTTGGCCAAGACCTTGGCGATCAATTCGCTTGCCAATGCCGTAGACGGAAAATTCAGCCGAATTCAGTTCACCCCGGACTTACTGCCTGCCGATGTGATCGGAACCATGATCTACAACATGGCCAAGAACGAATTCAATATCAAAAAGGGGCCGGTCTTCGCCAATTTCGTGTTGGCCGATGAGATCAACCGGGCACCGGCCAAGGTTCAGAGCGCCTTGCTCGAGGCCATGCAAGAACGCCAGGTGACGATTGGAGAGGAGACCTTCAATTTGGAAGAACCTTTCTTGGTGCTCGCGACGCAAAACCCGGTGGAGCAAGAAGGGACCTACCCGCTTCCCGAGGCGCAGATGGACCGCTTTATGCTAAAGACCGTGATCGACTATCCCAAGAAAGAAGATGAACGCTTGATCATGCGTCAGAATCTGGCCGCGAAGCGCGCCGAAATAAAACCCGTCGTGCACACGAAAGACATTTTGAAAGGGCGGGAGATGATCCACAAAGTGTACATGGACGAAAAGATCGAGCAGTACATTCTCGATATCATTTTTGCCACTCGGAATCCAGAGGTGTACAAGCTTTCGAATTTGAAGCCGCTGATCAATTACGGCGCTTCGCCACGCGGGTCCATCAACCTGGCCAAAGCAGCGAAAGTACATGCCTTCATCAAGCGTCGAGGTTATGTGATACCGGAAGACGTACGGGCCGTTTGTATGGATGTACTTCGCCACCGGATCGGTATAACCTATGAAGCCGAAGCCGAGAATGTGACCTCCGAAGATATCGTTCGCGATATCTTGAATGCCGTTGAGGTACCGTAA
- a CDS encoding BamA/TamA family outer membrane protein, producing the protein MGEHQLQQPNRNHGTVRFAVGNSNYMPYIKQYYAGGMNSLRPFAPRIIGPGTYLPVEDNLNSVNNITQSGDIVIEGNIEYRFPIVYKLKGALWSDYGNIYLREPDPLRPGGAFEFDTFLDKMVVTGGFGLRLDLDYFVIRWDVGFTHYYP; encoded by the coding sequence TTGGGTGAGCATCAACTACAACAACCTAATCGAAACCACGGCACTGTTCGATTCGCCGTCGGAAACAGCAACTACATGCCCTACATAAAGCAGTACTACGCGGGCGGAATGAACAGCTTGCGACCTTTTGCCCCGCGTATCATCGGCCCGGGAACCTACTTACCCGTAGAAGATAACCTCAATTCGGTCAATAACATTACCCAAAGTGGGGACATCGTTATCGAGGGAAACATCGAGTACCGTTTCCCGATCGTTTACAAACTCAAAGGCGCGCTTTGGTCCGATTACGGAAACATATACCTCCGCGAACCCGATCCCCTGCGTCCCGGCGGTGCCTTCGAATTCGACACCTTCCTCGACAAAATGGTGGTCACGGGCGGCTTCGGTTTACGGCTCGATCTCGACTATTTCGTGATTCGTTGGGATGTCGGATTCACCCACTATTACCCCTGA
- a CDS encoding DUF58 domain-containing protein, producing the protein MDTSEVLKKVRRIEIKTKRLSDHLFSGEYHSSFKGRGMAFSEVRPYQFGDDVRAIDWNVTARFKEPFIKVFEEERELTLMLAVDISASESFGSGEQTKRQILTEISAVLAFSALGNNDKIGLLLFSDQVELFIPPAKGRKHVLRIIRELIEFDPKGRGTDISGALSYLSNMMKRKAIVFVLSDFLDSGYTDALKIAAKRHDLTGIRIYDEREKDLPNVGLLPMKDPESGIEKWINTGSKSVRRRQKAWFLEREAEFLSGFPRAGAGAINCRVDESYVKKMLGYFKRRTA; encoded by the coding sequence ATGGATACTTCCGAAGTACTCAAAAAGGTACGTCGCATAGAGATCAAGACGAAGCGCTTGAGCGACCACCTGTTTTCGGGCGAGTACCACAGCTCGTTCAAGGGGCGCGGTATGGCTTTTAGCGAAGTACGGCCGTATCAGTTCGGCGATGATGTTCGGGCCATCGATTGGAACGTCACGGCTCGATTCAAAGAACCATTCATCAAGGTATTCGAAGAAGAACGGGAGCTAACTTTGATGCTGGCCGTAGACATCAGCGCATCTGAATCATTTGGGTCGGGCGAACAAACCAAGCGACAGATCTTGACCGAGATCAGCGCAGTTTTGGCGTTTAGCGCTTTGGGGAATAACGACAAAATCGGTCTACTACTTTTCTCGGATCAGGTAGAACTTTTTATTCCGCCGGCGAAAGGCCGAAAACACGTGCTACGGATCATTCGAGAGCTCATTGAGTTTGACCCTAAGGGGCGGGGGACGGATATTAGCGGAGCGCTGAGCTATTTGAGCAATATGATGAAGCGCAAGGCGATTGTATTCGTCTTGAGCGACTTCCTCGATAGCGGATATACGGATGCGCTTAAGATCGCGGCGAAACGGCACGACCTCACCGGAATTCGTATTTACGACGAGCGCGAAAAGGATCTTCCGAACGTTGGGCTGCTGCCCATGAAAGACCCTGAATCAGGAATCGAAAAATGGATCAACACGGGTAGCAAAAGCGTTCGAAGAAGGCAAAAAGCCTGGTTCCTGGAGCGAGAAGCGGAATTCTTAAGTGGCTTCCCTCGAGCGGGTGCCGGAGCGATCAACTGTAGAGTCGATGAGAGCTACGTGAAAAAGATGTTGGGCTATTTCAAACGCCGAACTGCATGA
- a CDS encoding patatin-like phospholipase family protein, which translates to MKRLLFPVLLLLSLPLYAQDRPKFGVVLSGGGAKGAAHIGVLKAMEEAGLRPDFIAGTSMGSMVGGLYAIGFSADEIEQILLNIDWNLVLSNQVPLNCISFEEKEYYNRYLVEFPIEGYHLKLPSGLYARPNRHKAPGGSIRFGTAFYGTSFAIRAAFGRRFQSLCDHRRQTTIARTPAKQRLPLPNHGRSGGAGRYFGRCANG; encoded by the coding sequence GTGAAGAGATTATTATTCCCCGTATTGCTCCTGTTGTCTCTACCGTTGTATGCTCAAGACCGCCCAAAGTTCGGAGTCGTTCTATCGGGTGGTGGGGCTAAGGGGGCAGCCCATATTGGCGTGCTGAAGGCTATGGAGGAGGCGGGCCTACGGCCCGATTTCATTGCCGGAACTTCCATGGGAAGCATGGTAGGAGGGTTGTACGCGATCGGATTTTCGGCCGATGAGATCGAACAGATCCTATTGAATATTGACTGGAACTTGGTGCTCTCGAATCAGGTACCCTTGAACTGCATCTCCTTTGAAGAAAAAGAATACTACAACCGGTATTTGGTTGAATTCCCCATCGAAGGGTACCACCTTAAACTCCCCTCCGGCCTATACGCTCGACCGAATCGACATAAAGCTCCCGGCGGATCAATCCGATTTGGAACGGCTTTTTATGGAACATCTTTCGCAATCCGTGCTGCATTCGGGAGACGATTTCAATCTCTATGCGATCATCGACGACAAACGACGATTGCTCGAACGCCTGCAAAACAACGGCTACCACTACCTAACCATGGGCGATCTGGAGGTGCTGGCCGATACTTCGGGCGGTGTGCGAACGGTTGA
- a CDS encoding fructosamine kinase family protein: MNALLQNMLRHFDPELRFLSASAVSGGSINRAYRLDTDRGSFFLKHNSVSARPGMFDREAEGLEALRVAGGPRTPEVLYRGTAKDQSFLLLEWVASGREGPESWKTFGTQLATLHRQSNDAFGGLADNYMGSLPQSNRDHRDWPSFFVQERLEPLVRQARDMGELTRDDMPLFERLFHKMDRLFPDEPPALIHGDLWGGNYLWDEAGAPVLIDPATHYGHREMDLAMTFLFGGFSPELYRYYIESYPLEKGWRERIPLCNLYPLLVHVVLFGGGYVHDVRGNLYRFVK; encoded by the coding sequence ATGAACGCACTTCTGCAAAACATGTTGCGCCATTTCGACCCCGAGCTTCGTTTTTTGAGCGCGAGTGCGGTCTCGGGCGGGTCTATCAACAGAGCCTATCGGCTCGATACGGATCGCGGTTCCTTTTTTCTAAAGCACAACTCGGTATCGGCACGCCCCGGAATGTTCGACCGCGAGGCCGAGGGGCTGGAGGCGCTTCGGGTTGCGGGCGGACCCCGAACTCCGGAGGTGCTGTACCGCGGAACCGCCAAGGACCAGAGCTTTTTATTGCTCGAATGGGTCGCATCGGGCCGAGAAGGCCCAGAATCATGGAAAACCTTTGGGACACAGCTCGCCACTTTGCACCGACAAAGCAATGACGCTTTCGGTGGGCTGGCCGATAATTACATGGGTTCGCTGCCTCAGAGTAATCGCGACCACCGCGATTGGCCGAGCTTTTTCGTGCAGGAGCGATTAGAACCGCTTGTGCGCCAGGCGCGCGATATGGGTGAACTCACGCGAGATGATATGCCTCTTTTCGAGCGATTGTTTCACAAAATGGACCGTCTTTTTCCCGATGAACCACCGGCCTTGATCCACGGAGATCTTTGGGGCGGTAACTATCTGTGGGATGAGGCGGGTGCCCCGGTCCTTATTGATCCGGCAACGCACTACGGACACCGCGAAATGGACTTGGCCATGACTTTTTTGTTTGGTGGGTTTTCGCCCGAGTTGTATCGTTATTATATCGAGTCATATCCACTTGAGAAAGGTTGGCGCGAGCGTATTCCGTTGTGTAACCTGTACCCTCTATTGGTGCATGTAGTACTGTTCGGGGGCGGGTATGTGCACGATGTGCGTGGGAATTTATATCGCTTCGTGAAGTAG